A stretch of DNA from Rattus rattus isolate New Zealand chromosome 1, Rrattus_CSIRO_v1, whole genome shotgun sequence:
TGTTAAATTTAGCTTATACCACTTATTTTTGTAAGAAAGTTTGACAATATGTAATTGAAAGGACTAATAGTGTATTCAAGTAATAGTGTAggcataaaatgaaatattattttaaacataaagcTTGCTATAAAATTTTGACTATTATCAACCACTGACTCAGAATTACAGTCTTCTTCTTAAAGTAGACTTTTGCTTGGTCTTCTTCATTACTACCTTGCTAGGGCAGATGGAATGAACAAGTCAAGTGTACAGTGGGTAATTAGGCAGGGGTTTGGAAACATCAGTTTAAGAATGTATTCTCAATAACAGAAAGAATTAATTTTGAATGTGCCTCTTAAATGGATAGATGTCGGCAATGAGCATGCGTAATAACAACATTCTCAATTTCACTATATTCAATACCATACATTATTGGGGGTATCAATGTCTGAAATTAGGAAATTAACTCTTTCTAATGCATGAAAAATAATTCTTCAGGTACTTTGCACTACTTGTTTTGGGGGTAGTGGATATGTTCTATGATAGATTTTCCAATGCTGGCTAACCATGGATGACATGGATAAAAATAACCAGACATTTGTTTCTGAATTCCTTCTTATGGGTCTTTCCGGATACCCAAAGGCCAAGATCGTTTATTTTGTTATCATTCTTGTTATGTATCTAGTGCTTCTAACTGGCAATGGTGTTCTGATCATAGCAAGCATCTTTGATTCGCATCTTCACacgcccatgtacttcttcctgggCAACCTCTCCTTCCTGGATATCTGCTACACAACATCTTCTGTTCCTTCAACATTAGTAAGCCTGatttcaaagaaaggaaacatttctttctctggttGTGCAGTGCAGATGTTCGTTGGATTTGCAATGGGCTCAACAGAATGTTTGCTTCTTGGCATGATGGCTTTTGATCGCTACGTGGCCATCTGCAACCCTCTGAGATACTCCATCATCATGAGCAAAGAGGTGTATGTATCCATGGCATCTGCATcatggttctctggtggaatcaACTCAGTTGTGCAAACATCCCTTGCCATGCGGCTGCCTTTCTGTGGGAATAATGTTATTAACCATTTTACTTGTGAGGTCTTAGCTGTCCTGAAGCTAGCATGCGCTGATATATCTCTCAATATTGTTACCATGGCGATATCAAATATGGCCTTTCTGGTCCTTCCACTATTACTCATCTTTTTCTCCTACATGTTCATCCTCTACACTATCTTGAGAATGAGCTCAGCCACCGGGAGACGCAAGGCATTCTCCACCTGCTCTGCCCACCTGACTGTGGTGGGCATATTTTATGGAACTGTCTTCTTTATGTATGCGAAACCCAAGTCCCAAAATCTGACTGGGGAAGACAAGTCCCGAATTTCAGATAaggtcatttctttattttatggagTAGTTACCCCCATGCTGAATCCAATCATTTACAGCTTGAGGAATAAGGATGTTAAAGCTGCCGTAAAATACATACTGAAACAGAAGTACATTCCATAAGGATACCAGCAAACACGGGTTTTTGTGTTGCAAACATGAGATTGACTCACCTGCAAATTGTGAGAACcgtttaattaattatttactcATTTTGGAAACATCTTGGCTACTTAGTTGCCTTCCAGAGATAGAAAGTTAGTGCCTAGTGTTGAAATCACCATGTACTTCAGAAACAGGGCTCAAAAACTCTTGAGGTGGACCTTAAAGCCTGCT
This window harbors:
- the LOC116888727 gene encoding olfactory receptor 13C3-like produces the protein MDDMDKNNQTFVSEFLLMGLSGYPKAKIVYFVIILVMYLVLLTGNGVLIIASIFDSHLHTPMYFFLGNLSFLDICYTTSSVPSTLVSLISKKGNISFSGCAVQMFVGFAMGSTECLLLGMMAFDRYVAICNPLRYSIIMSKEVYVSMASASWFSGGINSVVQTSLAMRLPFCGNNVINHFTCEVLAVLKLACADISLNIVTMAISNMAFLVLPLLLIFFSYMFILYTILRMSSATGRRKAFSTCSAHLTVVGIFYGTVFFMYAKPKSQNLTGEDKSRISDKVISLFYGVVTPMLNPIIYSLRNKDVKAAVKYILKQKYIP